A part of Kitasatospora acidiphila genomic DNA contains:
- a CDS encoding DinB family protein: protein MATSARLGPLLAQFDFAYERLRDRLTGPVMDSGNGTPIKTGPLTDEEYLWEPVAGCWSVRPRAGGPGPRATRLLGGGDWGRDSAAGEHPWPPPFTTIAWRMTHLSEMLALRAEYTVGGRSLTFDDCPVGTDAASAVAILTSAAQAWRGALLAADDAALDRVGHCTYPYGGDAEEPFVEVVWWVNQELLHHGAEIALLRDLHRDRGPAVG, encoded by the coding sequence GTGGCGACATCCGCACGGCTCGGCCCCCTGCTGGCGCAGTTCGATTTCGCGTATGAGCGCCTGCGGGACCGGCTGACCGGACCGGTGATGGACAGCGGCAACGGGACGCCGATCAAGACCGGCCCGCTGACCGACGAGGAGTACCTCTGGGAGCCGGTGGCCGGCTGCTGGTCGGTGCGGCCGCGCGCGGGTGGGCCGGGGCCTCGGGCGACCCGGCTGCTCGGCGGCGGCGACTGGGGGCGTGACAGTGCGGCCGGGGAGCATCCCTGGCCCCCGCCGTTCACCACGATCGCCTGGCGGATGACCCACCTCAGCGAGATGCTCGCGCTGCGCGCCGAATACACGGTCGGCGGGCGGTCGCTGACCTTCGACGACTGCCCGGTCGGTACGGACGCCGCTTCCGCGGTCGCCATCCTGACGTCGGCCGCCCAGGCCTGGCGCGGCGCGCTGCTCGCGGCGGACGACGCGGCGCTCGACAGGGTCGGGCACTGCACCTACCCGTACGGCGGCGATGCGGAGGAGCCGTTCGTCGAGGTGGTCTGGTGGGTGAACCAGGAACTGCTGCACCACGGCGCCGAGATCGCCCTGCTGCGCGACCTCCACCGGGACCGGGGGCCGGCCGTCGGGTAG
- a CDS encoding putative Ig domain-containing protein — protein MPTARSRAGSALKRLLLTGLTLGVATAGLSGTAGAQPQPTTPASSTTAATSPDTHPAAEGWQQIDGTWVQLGATRPNAMPNADTFAKQKAAKAAAANASGKVITHNNYDLQMTYRGGQDSIGVTTGSPKVYLIYWGSQWGTKGTDPATGDTTFTGDPDQAAPYQQEFFKGLGSSTDTWSKVMTQYCEGIAPGADSCPAGANHVGFPQAGQTLAGVWYDNAAPSPQAATEPQIAAEVLAAAKHFGNGDPNQNRNVQYIINTPQGEDSDKWKELGYCAWHTFMRTPSAGTLAYTLMPYLTDVGPCGTNWINPGPRGRLDGYGIIGGHEYAETITDQNPVGAWTDATGQENGDKCSWIPVGTNGGMFNLKLSTGNFPVQTTWSNYDHLCMGDDPLVTNSPLLVTQPCEQTVTSGKPVDIPVLASDAAGRPVRYSAKGLPSGLKINATTGHITGTTTSTGWKSITVTGQDDQGNSQSQTFKAGFFKGPQLGCTAIEQLNDAGFENGTSDHGVWNASGYNIITPSSAHQPHSGMKYAWLGQNTATDDSITQWVETTPGYSKEHLSFWLNITGNTPGTTAAAGPPVDTLALELYDQWSGNYLGTVRTWNNQNTTSGYQLQQLDLTPFVSPEFGSTVGIKLVAHETSGKTAFLIDDASVKLY, from the coding sequence GTGCCCACAGCACGCTCCCGCGCCGGTAGCGCACTGAAACGACTGCTGCTGACCGGCCTCACCTTAGGTGTCGCCACCGCCGGGCTCAGCGGTACGGCCGGCGCGCAGCCGCAGCCGACCACTCCGGCGAGCAGCACCACGGCCGCCACCAGCCCGGACACCCACCCGGCCGCCGAGGGCTGGCAGCAGATCGACGGCACCTGGGTGCAACTCGGCGCCACCCGCCCCAACGCGATGCCCAACGCCGACACCTTCGCCAAGCAGAAGGCCGCCAAGGCGGCTGCGGCGAACGCCAGCGGCAAGGTCATCACGCACAACAACTACGACCTGCAGATGACCTACCGCGGCGGCCAGGACTCCATCGGCGTCACCACCGGATCGCCCAAGGTCTACCTGATCTATTGGGGCAGCCAGTGGGGTACCAAGGGCACCGACCCGGCCACCGGCGACACCACCTTCACCGGTGACCCCGACCAGGCCGCGCCCTACCAGCAGGAGTTCTTCAAGGGCCTGGGCAGCAGCACCGACACCTGGTCCAAGGTGATGACCCAGTACTGCGAGGGCATCGCCCCCGGCGCCGACTCCTGTCCGGCGGGCGCCAACCACGTCGGCTTCCCGCAGGCCGGGCAGACCCTGGCCGGCGTCTGGTACGACAACGCGGCGCCCTCCCCGCAGGCCGCCACCGAGCCGCAGATCGCGGCCGAAGTGCTGGCCGCCGCAAAGCACTTCGGCAATGGCGACCCGAACCAGAACCGCAACGTGCAGTACATCATCAACACCCCGCAGGGCGAGGACTCCGACAAGTGGAAGGAGTTGGGCTACTGCGCCTGGCACACCTTCATGCGGACCCCCTCGGCCGGCACCCTGGCCTACACCCTGATGCCGTACCTGACCGACGTCGGCCCGTGCGGCACCAACTGGATCAACCCCGGTCCGCGCGGCCGCCTGGACGGCTACGGGATCATCGGCGGCCATGAGTACGCCGAGACCATCACCGACCAGAACCCCGTCGGCGCCTGGACGGACGCCACCGGCCAGGAGAACGGCGACAAGTGCTCCTGGATACCGGTCGGCACCAACGGCGGGATGTTCAACCTGAAGCTGTCCACCGGTAACTTCCCGGTGCAGACCACCTGGTCCAACTACGACCACCTCTGCATGGGCGACGACCCGCTGGTCACCAACTCCCCGCTGCTGGTCACCCAGCCGTGCGAGCAGACCGTGACGAGCGGCAAGCCGGTCGACATTCCGGTGCTGGCCTCCGACGCCGCCGGGCGCCCGGTCCGCTACAGCGCCAAGGGCCTGCCCAGCGGCCTGAAGATCAACGCCACCACCGGCCACATCACCGGCACCACCACCAGCACGGGTTGGAAGTCCATCACCGTCACCGGCCAGGACGACCAGGGCAATTCGCAGAGCCAGACCTTCAAGGCCGGCTTCTTCAAGGGCCCGCAGCTCGGCTGCACCGCGATCGAGCAGCTCAACGACGCCGGCTTCGAGAACGGCACCAGCGACCACGGTGTCTGGAACGCCTCCGGCTACAACATCATCACGCCGTCCAGCGCGCACCAGCCGCACAGCGGAATGAAGTACGCCTGGCTGGGCCAGAACACCGCGACCGACGACTCCATCACCCAGTGGGTCGAGACCACCCCGGGCTACAGCAAGGAGCACCTCTCCTTCTGGCTGAACATCACCGGCAACACCCCGGGCACCACGGCCGCCGCCGGCCCGCCGGTCGACACCCTCGCCCTGGAGCTCTACGACCAGTGGAGCGGCAACTACCTCGGCACCGTGCGGACTTGGAACAACCAGAACACCACCAGCGGCTACCAGTTGCAGCAGCTGGACCTGACGCCGTTCGTGTCACCGGAGTTCGGGTCCACGGTCGGCATCAAGCTGGTCGCCCATGAGACCAGTGGCAAGACCGCGTTCCTGATCGACGACGCCTCGGTGAAGCTCTACTGA